The proteins below are encoded in one region of Sphingobium yanoikuyae:
- the purH gene encoding bifunctional phosphoribosylaminoimidazolecarboxamide formyltransferase/IMP cyclohydrolase, translated as MTTDVTIKRALLSVSDKTGLIELGQALGQHGVELVSTGGTAKALREAGLDVKDISELTGFPEMMDGRVKTLHPKVHGGLLAVRNNAEHVASMDEHEIGAIDLVIVNLYPFAATVAKGADRDEIIENIDIGGPSMVRSAAKNHESVAIVTDPADYARLIAEMAEKGGATSYDFRRMLAAKAYAATAAYDSMIASWFAFADQGVAFPESLSLSSKLSTTLRYGENPHQSAALYLPNGPTANGIAQAKQIQGKELSYNNYNDADAALELVSEFRDGPPTVVIVKHANPCGVATGDTLIEAYEAALACDSVSAFGGIIAVNRPLDGPTAEAISGIFTEVVAAPDADDEAKAIFAKKKNLRLLLTGELPDPARPGLMVKSIAGGLLVQSRDNGKVDLDALKVVTKRAPTEQELKDCLFAWTVAKHVKSNAIVYAQGGSTAGVGAGQMNRLESARIAAWKAKDAAEKAGWSEPRTIGSAVASDAFFPFADGLLAAVEAGATAVIQPGGSIRDEEVIAAADEAGLAMVFTGMRHFRH; from the coding sequence ATGACCACCGACGTCACCATCAAGCGCGCCCTCCTTTCCGTATCGGACAAGACCGGCCTCATCGAACTGGGCCAGGCACTGGGCCAGCATGGCGTCGAACTGGTGTCGACCGGCGGCACTGCCAAGGCGCTGCGCGAGGCGGGCCTGGACGTGAAGGATATTTCCGAGCTGACCGGCTTCCCCGAAATGATGGACGGCCGCGTCAAGACGCTGCACCCCAAGGTCCATGGCGGCCTGCTGGCCGTGCGCAACAATGCCGAGCATGTCGCGTCGATGGACGAGCATGAAATCGGCGCGATCGACCTGGTGATCGTCAACCTCTATCCCTTTGCCGCGACCGTGGCCAAGGGCGCCGATCGCGACGAGATCATCGAGAATATCGACATTGGTGGCCCGTCGATGGTCCGTTCGGCCGCGAAGAATCATGAGAGTGTCGCGATCGTCACCGATCCGGCCGACTATGCCCGCCTGATCGCCGAAATGGCGGAGAAGGGCGGCGCCACCAGCTATGATTTCCGCCGGATGCTGGCGGCCAAGGCCTATGCCGCCACTGCCGCCTATGATTCGATGATCGCCAGCTGGTTCGCCTTCGCCGACCAGGGCGTCGCCTTCCCCGAGAGCCTGTCGCTGTCGAGCAAGCTCAGCACCACGCTGCGCTATGGCGAGAATCCGCACCAGTCGGCCGCGCTCTACTTGCCTAACGGCCCGACCGCGAACGGCATCGCCCAGGCCAAGCAGATCCAGGGCAAGGAACTGAGCTACAATAATTATAACGACGCCGATGCGGCGCTGGAGCTGGTCAGCGAATTCCGCGACGGCCCGCCGACCGTCGTCATCGTCAAGCACGCCAATCCGTGCGGCGTCGCCACCGGCGATACGCTGATCGAAGCCTATGAAGCCGCGCTCGCCTGCGACAGCGTATCGGCATTCGGCGGCATCATCGCCGTCAACCGTCCGCTCGACGGCCCGACCGCCGAGGCGATCAGCGGCATCTTCACCGAAGTCGTCGCCGCGCCCGACGCCGATGACGAAGCCAAGGCGATCTTCGCCAAGAAGAAAAATCTGCGCCTGCTGCTGACCGGCGAACTGCCCGATCCGGCCCGCCCCGGCCTGATGGTCAAGAGCATCGCCGGTGGCCTGCTGGTCCAGAGCCGCGACAATGGCAAGGTCGACCTGGACGCGCTGAAGGTCGTGACCAAGCGCGCGCCGACCGAGCAGGAACTGAAGGACTGCCTGTTCGCCTGGACCGTCGCCAAGCATGTGAAGTCGAACGCGATCGTCTATGCCCAGGGCGGCAGCACCGCCGGCGTCGGCGCGGGCCAGATGAACCGCCTGGAATCCGCCCGCATCGCCGCCTGGAAGGCCAAGGACGCCGCCGAGAAGGCCGGCTGGAGCGAACCGCGCACGATCGGTTCGGCGGTCGCTTCCGACGCCTTCTTCCCCTTCGCCGACGGCCTGCTGGCGGCAGTGGAAGCCGGCGCGACGGCGGTGATCCAGCCGGGCGGCTCGATCCGTGACGAGGAAGTCATTGCCGCAGCAGACGAAGCGGGCCTGGCGATGGTCTTCACCGGCATGCGCCACTTCCGTCATTAA
- a CDS encoding UrcA family protein yields MTKKTLVAMAATLALALPGMAIAGNSSNEVVVDGTTGLTTRTIAVSVADLNLASNNGLRRADYRISRAAKQVCGWVNGSILPATPDYRDCVGSALDGARSDLNALAQRQG; encoded by the coding sequence ATGACCAAGAAGACGCTGGTGGCGATGGCCGCCACCCTGGCCCTTGCGCTGCCTGGCATGGCTATCGCCGGCAACAGCAGCAACGAAGTCGTCGTCGACGGCACCACCGGCCTCACCACCCGCACCATCGCCGTATCGGTCGCTGACCTGAACCTGGCCAGCAACAATGGCCTGCGCCGCGCCGATTATCGCATCAGCCGCGCCGCCAAGCAGGTGTGCGGCTGGGTCAACGGGTCGATCCTGCCGGCGACGCCCGACTATCGCGACTGTGTCGGCAGCGCGCTGGACGGCGCACGCAGCGACCTCAACGCGCTGGCGCAGCGCCAGGGCTGA
- a CDS encoding NAD(P)/FAD-dependent oxidoreductase: MSRVDQSVDVAIIGAGPAGLTAAYLLTKKGFSVTVIEKDPVYVGGISRTVELDGYRFDIGGHRFFSKSKEVVDLWNEILPDDFIQRPRMSRIYYEGKFYSYPLRAFEALWNLGVWRSTLCMASFAKAKLFPNRNVRSFQDWTVNAFGHKLFSIFFKTYTEKVWGMPCDEMSADWAAQRIKGLSLWGAVVDGLKRSLGLNKKPNDGMATKTLLETFRYPRLGPGMMWEAARDRVIEGGNQILMAHSLKQLAQDQGTERWRVVADGPDGDVIINAAHVISSAPMRELAARIHPLPETLPEAMELKYRDFLTVALMIKSEDLFPDNWIYIHDSKVQVGRIQNFRSWSPEMVPDESVACVGLEYFCFEGDGLWASADADLIDLAKKEMAILGLCNPDDVVGGAVVRQEKAYPVYDDAYADHVLAMRTELEAVAPTLHLVGRNGMHRYNNQDHAMMTAMLTVRNIEAGTRVYDVWGVNEDAEYHESGEEGQDVEGQRAALASERLVPSRLKAA; encoded by the coding sequence ATGTCGCGTGTCGACCAGAGTGTGGACGTCGCCATCATCGGGGCAGGCCCGGCCGGCCTGACCGCCGCCTATCTGCTGACGAAAAAAGGCTTTTCCGTCACCGTCATCGAGAAAGACCCGGTCTATGTCGGCGGCATCAGCCGCACGGTCGAGCTGGATGGCTATCGATTCGATATTGGCGGCCACCGCTTCTTTTCCAAGTCGAAGGAAGTGGTGGACCTGTGGAACGAGATCCTGCCGGACGATTTCATCCAGCGCCCGCGCATGAGCCGCATCTATTATGAAGGAAAATTCTACTCCTATCCCCTGCGCGCGTTCGAGGCGCTGTGGAATCTGGGTGTGTGGCGCTCGACCCTGTGCATGGCGAGCTTCGCCAAGGCCAAGCTGTTCCCCAACCGCAATGTCCGCTCCTTCCAGGACTGGACCGTCAACGCGTTCGGCCACAAGCTCTTCTCGATCTTCTTCAAGACCTATACCGAGAAGGTCTGGGGCATGCCGTGCGACGAAATGTCGGCCGACTGGGCGGCGCAGCGGATCAAGGGCCTGTCGCTGTGGGGTGCGGTGGTCGATGGGCTGAAGCGCTCGCTGGGCCTCAACAAGAAGCCCAATGACGGTATGGCGACCAAGACTCTGCTGGAAACCTTCCGCTATCCGCGTCTTGGCCCCGGCATGATGTGGGAAGCCGCGCGCGACCGGGTGATCGAGGGCGGGAACCAGATCTTGATGGCGCACAGCCTGAAGCAGCTGGCGCAGGACCAGGGCACCGAGCGCTGGCGCGTGGTGGCGGACGGCCCGGATGGCGATGTCATCATCAACGCCGCCCATGTGATTTCGTCCGCGCCGATGCGCGAACTGGCCGCGCGCATCCATCCGCTGCCCGAAACCCTGCCCGAGGCGATGGAACTCAAATATCGCGACTTCCTGACCGTGGCGCTGATGATCAAGTCGGAGGACCTGTTCCCCGACAACTGGATCTATATCCACGACAGCAAGGTGCAGGTCGGCCGTATCCAGAATTTCCGCAGCTGGTCGCCCGAAATGGTGCCCGATGAATCGGTCGCTTGCGTGGGCCTCGAATATTTCTGCTTCGAGGGCGACGGGCTGTGGGCGTCGGCTGACGCCGATCTGATCGACCTGGCCAAGAAGGAAATGGCCATATTGGGCCTGTGCAATCCCGACGATGTCGTTGGCGGCGCGGTGGTGCGGCAGGAAAAGGCCTATCCGGTCTATGACGATGCCTATGCCGACCATGTGCTGGCGATGCGCACCGAGCTGGAAGCCGTCGCCCCGACGCTCCATCTGGTCGGCCGCAACGGCATGCACCGCTATAACAACCAGGATCATGCGATGATGACGGCGATGTTGACAGTGCGCAACATCGAGGCCGGCACCCGCGTCTATGACGTCTGGGGCGTCAACGAGGACGCCGAATATCATGAATCGGGCGAGGAAGGGCAGGATGTCGAAGGACAGCGCGCCGCCCTCGCCAGCGAACGGCTGGTGCCCTCTCGCCTGAAGGCTGCATGA
- a CDS encoding GtrA family protein, translated as MGELVRALTVRLGAIAARFMFARYLLASICALSSDMAAFLMLSRAGTTPTLAAFGGYAIGLIVHWVISIRFVFDTGTGPSHAQRFGFVASALVGMGITMVLVGGLSAVGIAPAIAKLISVPASFLSVYAIRKYGIFARS; from the coding sequence ATGGGCGAGCTGGTACGCGCCCTGACGGTCCGGCTGGGCGCCATCGCCGCGCGCTTCATGTTCGCTCGCTATCTGCTGGCCAGCATCTGCGCGCTGTCGAGCGACATGGCTGCCTTCCTGATGCTGAGCCGGGCCGGTACAACGCCGACTCTGGCCGCGTTCGGGGGCTATGCGATCGGCCTGATCGTGCATTGGGTGATCAGCATCCGCTTCGTGTTCGATACGGGCACCGGCCCCAGTCATGCCCAGCGGTTCGGCTTCGTGGCCAGTGCGCTGGTTGGCATGGGGATCACCATGGTCCTGGTTGGCGGGCTGAGCGCGGTCGGCATTGCCCCGGCGATCGCCAAGCTGATATCGGTGCCCGCCAGTTTCCTGAGCGTCTATGCGATCCGCAAATATGGCATTTTCGCGCGCAGCTGA
- the msrB gene encoding peptide-methionine (R)-S-oxide reductase MsrB, whose amino-acid sequence MNRRHFLYGVATGASALALWQFRPDAAEAAYPYRLTDAQWRNKLSPWAYKVLRQGATEFPDSSPLNREHRAGTFTCAGCAQNLFSSKTKFDSGTGWPSFYAPLPRAIGTSRDFSLGVPRTEVHCARCGGHLGHVFDDGPKPTGLRYCMNGVALAFSPA is encoded by the coding sequence ATGAACCGGCGGCATTTTCTCTATGGCGTCGCGACCGGCGCCTCTGCACTGGCCCTGTGGCAATTCCGCCCCGACGCGGCGGAAGCCGCCTATCCCTATCGCCTGACCGACGCGCAATGGCGCAACAAGCTCAGCCCCTGGGCCTATAAGGTGCTGCGCCAGGGCGCGACCGAATTTCCCGACAGCAGCCCGCTCAACCGCGAACATCGCGCCGGCACCTTCACCTGCGCCGGCTGCGCCCAGAATCTGTTCAGTTCCAAGACCAAGTTCGACAGCGGCACCGGCTGGCCCAGCTTCTATGCGCCCTTGCCCCGCGCCATCGGCACCTCGCGCGACTTCAGCCTGGGCGTGCCCCGGACCGAAGTCCATTGCGCCCGTTGTGGCGGCCATCTCGGCCATGTGTTCGACGACGGGCCCAAGCCCACGGGCCTGCGCTACTGCATGAACGGCGTCGCGCTGGCCTTCAGTCCCGCCTGA
- a CDS encoding ABC transporter permease, whose translation MKELLRAASVIARRDFTAVVLSRTFILFLIGPLVPIVIGMVFAGFTQKISSTDLRPVVGIAMTPADVGALERAHKRLTERMGPQALPRLHAVSPDIPPRILLARPESDVVAILSGTVSRPVLTGKPEDLDRLQGDLSLIASAAQAEKVLHMVKVERQEVATSLGAQSQARLLIGRTGQIVIFFLTILLAGMILSNLVEEKTNKIIEILAAAVPVDAIFLGKLIAMLGMSFVGIAFWGATAFTIFMALKAPGTVLLDPAVGWPAFIALGIIYFAMAYTLLGSLFLGIGAQAATVREVQTLNMPITMGQMMIFFFVSYTVDHMGSPLEVASVVFPFSSPFAMIARAAQDAALWPHLVAILWQGVWVALIIRIGVLLFRRHVLKSGGRWWKQLFRSSTG comes from the coding sequence ATGAAGGAATTGCTGCGCGCCGCCAGCGTCATCGCCCGGCGGGACTTCACCGCCGTCGTACTGTCGCGCACCTTCATCCTGTTCCTGATCGGGCCGCTGGTGCCGATCGTCATCGGCATGGTCTTTGCCGGTTTCACCCAGAAGATTTCCAGCACCGACCTGCGGCCGGTCGTCGGCATCGCCATGACGCCGGCCGATGTCGGCGCGCTCGAACGGGCGCACAAGCGCCTGACCGAACGCATGGGGCCACAGGCGCTGCCGCGGCTTCACGCCGTTTCTCCTGATATCCCGCCGCGCATCTTGCTGGCACGACCGGAATCGGACGTCGTCGCCATTCTCTCGGGCACGGTCTCCCGCCCGGTCCTGACCGGCAAGCCAGAGGATCTGGACCGGCTACAGGGCGATCTCAGCCTGATCGCCAGCGCGGCGCAGGCCGAAAAGGTGCTGCACATGGTCAAGGTCGAGCGACAGGAAGTGGCGACCAGTCTCGGCGCCCAGTCGCAGGCCCGTTTGCTGATCGGCCGCACCGGCCAGATCGTCATCTTCTTCCTTACCATCTTGCTGGCGGGCATGATCCTGTCCAATCTGGTCGAGGAAAAGACGAACAAGATCATCGAGATATTGGCCGCCGCCGTGCCGGTGGACGCGATCTTCCTCGGCAAGCTGATCGCCATGCTGGGGATGAGCTTCGTCGGCATCGCCTTCTGGGGCGCGACCGCCTTCACCATCTTCATGGCGTTGAAGGCGCCCGGCACGGTCCTGCTCGATCCGGCGGTGGGCTGGCCCGCCTTCATCGCGCTCGGCATCATCTATTTCGCCATGGCCTATACGCTCCTCGGCTCGCTGTTCCTGGGCATCGGCGCGCAGGCGGCGACCGTGCGCGAGGTGCAGACGCTCAACATGCCGATCACCATGGGGCAGATGATGATCTTCTTCTTCGTCTCCTACACGGTCGACCATATGGGATCGCCGCTGGAAGTGGCGTCGGTGGTCTTTCCCTTCTCCTCGCCCTTCGCGATGATCGCGCGGGCGGCGCAGGATGCGGCGCTCTGGCCGCATCTGGTGGCGATCCTGTGGCAGGGCGTCTGGGTCGCCCTCATCATCCGCATCGGCGTGCTGCTGTTCCGCCGCCATGTGCTCAAATCGGGCGGCCGCTGGTGGAAGCAGTTGTTCAGGAGCTCGACAGGCTGA
- a CDS encoding ABC transporter ATP-binding protein, with the protein MIGDTPAPAAPYAVEGHALVKAFGDFRAVDGVDIAVPAGTIYGILGPNGAGKTTLLRTLLGIIDPDEGHRTLLGDGAPLRMAKQVGYLPEERGLYPSMKAYEAIAFMGALRGLPLHVGRERARAMLQDYGMGASVEKPIRQLSKGMAQTVQLFGTIVHEPRLIVLDEPFSGLDAMNQEKLEALIRDQARKGVTILFSTHVIAHAERLCERIAIVAGGRIRFEGSVSDARDRLPPQVTLRTRLSDGAWRRALPTDTLAQDGAWHFALPDDGIEPLLRALLDGQAGIESLSIERPGLHDAFVAIAGEAAARQMRDDATQEAGA; encoded by the coding sequence ATGATCGGTGACACTCCGGCTCCTGCCGCCCCCTATGCCGTCGAAGGCCATGCCCTTGTCAAGGCGTTCGGCGATTTTCGCGCGGTGGATGGCGTCGATATCGCCGTGCCCGCCGGCACCATCTACGGCATTTTGGGGCCGAATGGCGCGGGCAAGACGACCTTGCTGCGCACCCTGCTCGGCATCATCGACCCTGACGAGGGCCATCGCACCCTGCTGGGGGATGGCGCGCCGCTGCGCATGGCCAAGCAGGTCGGCTATCTGCCCGAGGAGCGCGGCCTCTACCCGTCGATGAAGGCCTATGAGGCGATCGCCTTCATGGGCGCATTACGCGGCCTCCCGCTCCATGTCGGGCGCGAACGGGCGCGCGCCATGCTCCAGGACTATGGCATGGGCGCCTCGGTCGAAAAGCCGATCCGCCAGCTCTCCAAGGGCATGGCCCAGACCGTGCAATTGTTCGGCACGATCGTCCATGAACCGCGCCTCATCGTCCTCGACGAGCCCTTCTCCGGCCTCGACGCAATGAATCAGGAAAAGCTGGAGGCGCTGATCCGCGATCAGGCGCGCAAGGGGGTCACCATCCTCTTTTCCACCCATGTCATCGCCCATGCCGAACGATTGTGTGAACGCATCGCCATCGTCGCGGGCGGCCGCATCCGGTTCGAAGGATCGGTCAGCGACGCGCGCGATCGTCTGCCGCCCCAGGTGACATTGCGCACACGGCTGAGCGACGGTGCCTGGCGCCGCGCCTTGCCGACCGACACGCTGGCACAGGATGGCGCCTGGCATTTCGCGCTGCCCGATGATGGCATCGAACCGCTACTGCGCGCCCTGCTTGACGGTCAGGCGGGCATCGAAAGCCTGTCGATCGAACGGCCGGGCCTGCATGACGCCTTCGTCGCGATCGCGGGGGAGGCTGCTGCGCGCCAGATGCGCGATGACGCCACGCAGGAGGCCGGGGCATGA
- the queG gene encoding tRNA epoxyqueuosine(34) reductase QueG, giving the protein MPVQNETLEQRLKAQAAQLGFAACAIARADAAPRTAERLRQWLEAGHHGDMLWMEERAEQRGSPTGLWPEARSVIMLGMSYAPGRDPLALAEVGDRGRISVYAQGRDYHDVVKKALKALARWLVDQQPTALKVFVDTAPVMEKPLAQGAGLGWQGKHSNLVSRQHGSWLFLGAIYTEIALEPDPPEVDHCGSCTACLSSCPTDAFPAPYIVDARRCISYLTIEHKGSIPEEFRARMGNRIYGCDDCLAACPWNKFAQGAAANRAFIGRAELAAPALGDLLDLDDAGFREIFSGSPIKRIGRDRMVRNAAIAAGNSGDLRLVDRLRPLTSDPDPVVAEAAEWALGQLLSAAGA; this is encoded by the coding sequence ATGCCAGTGCAAAACGAAACATTGGAGCAGCGCCTGAAAGCGCAGGCCGCGCAGTTGGGCTTTGCCGCCTGCGCGATCGCGCGCGCCGATGCCGCGCCGCGCACGGCCGAGCGGCTGCGCCAATGGCTGGAGGCCGGCCATCATGGCGACATGTTGTGGATGGAGGAGCGGGCCGAGCAGCGCGGATCGCCCACCGGTTTGTGGCCCGAGGCGCGGAGCGTTATCATGCTGGGCATGAGCTATGCCCCCGGCCGTGATCCGCTGGCGTTGGCCGAGGTCGGCGATCGGGGCCGCATTTCCGTCTATGCGCAGGGTCGCGACTATCATGATGTGGTCAAGAAGGCACTGAAGGCGCTGGCCCGCTGGCTGGTCGATCAGCAGCCGACCGCGCTCAAGGTGTTCGTCGATACCGCACCCGTGATGGAGAAGCCGCTGGCGCAGGGCGCGGGGCTGGGCTGGCAGGGCAAGCACAGCAATCTGGTGAGCCGCCAGCATGGCAGCTGGCTGTTCCTGGGCGCCATCTACACCGAGATCGCGCTGGAGCCCGATCCACCGGAGGTGGACCATTGCGGCAGCTGCACTGCCTGTCTGTCATCCTGCCCGACCGACGCCTTTCCCGCGCCCTATATCGTCGATGCGCGGCGCTGCATCTCGTACCTGACGATCGAGCATAAGGGGTCGATCCCGGAAGAGTTCCGGGCACGGATGGGCAATCGCATCTATGGCTGCGACGATTGCCTGGCAGCCTGCCCGTGGAACAAGTTTGCGCAGGGGGCAGCGGCCAACCGCGCCTTCATCGGCCGGGCGGAGCTGGCGGCGCCGGCGCTGGGCGACCTGCTCGACCTGGACGATGCGGGCTTTCGCGAGATTTTCTCCGGGTCGCCGATCAAGCGGATCGGGCGCGACCGGATGGTGCGCAATGCGGCGATCGCGGCGGGCAATAGCGGCGACCTGCGGCTGGTCGACCGGCTGCGGCCGCTGACATCCGATCCCGATCCGGTGGTGGCGGAAGCGGCCGAATGGGCGCTAGGCCAATTGCTCAGCGCTGCTGGAGCGTAG
- a CDS encoding EI24 domain-containing protein, with translation MIITAALRAFPLIFHAAARRLLVKTLALTLLLFALLGVGLWAAFHATRLHFGWGEGDGWGGMAEAAATGLAMIAASWLLFRTIAMLVMGLFADDVIEAVERDTYPQALGRPVGYARSFHYALRSVGRTLGWNLVALPGYVLLLVTGVGTIGLFLAVNAYLLGRDLADMVEPRHPALPPIGRGNRWLMGLVSALLFLIPLVNLLAPIWSAAMAVHMLLGSKRKPV, from the coding sequence ATGATCATCACCGCGGCGCTGCGCGCCTTCCCCCTGATCTTCCACGCCGCGGCCCGCCGGCTGCTGGTCAAGACGCTGGCGCTGACCCTATTGCTTTTCGCCCTGCTGGGCGTCGGCCTATGGGCGGCCTTTCACGCCACGCGCCTGCATTTCGGCTGGGGCGAGGGCGACGGTTGGGGCGGCATGGCGGAGGCGGCTGCCACCGGCCTTGCCATGATCGCGGCCAGTTGGCTGCTGTTCCGCACCATCGCTATGCTGGTCATGGGCCTGTTCGCCGACGATGTGATCGAGGCGGTGGAGCGCGATACTTATCCACAGGCTCTGGGCAGGCCGGTGGGCTATGCGCGCAGCTTCCATTATGCGTTGCGGTCGGTTGGTCGCACCTTGGGCTGGAACCTGGTGGCGCTGCCGGGCTATGTGCTGCTACTGGTGACGGGGGTCGGCACGATCGGGCTGTTCCTGGCGGTGAACGCCTATCTGCTCGGCCGCGACCTTGCCGACATGGTCGAGCCGCGCCATCCCGCCCTGCCGCCGATCGGCCGTGGCAACCGGTGGCTCATGGGCCTCGTTTCGGCGCTTCTCTTCCTCATTCCCCTGGTCAACCTGCTTGCGCCGATCTGGAGCGCGGCTATGGCGGTCCACATGTTGCTAGGGTCCAAGAGGAAGCCGGTCTGA
- a CDS encoding adenosine kinase yields MTSSPTLDVVAIGNAIVDVLARSDDAFLAQHALTKGGMQLIDAEMAETLYADMPQAKEISGGSAANTLAGLAALGAKCGFIGQVNDDQLGAVFAHDVRALGIKFDTPVMQGDIPTARCLILVTPDAQRTMNTFLGASQFLPEAALDLELIQSARILYLEGYLWDPEQPRAAMRAAIDAARNAGRKVAFTLSDNFVIDRHRADFIDLIEQGLIDILFSNEGEIQSLAQVDDFDAALARFADKVPVLVSTRSEKGAVAIVDGVRHEAPAAPVSQIIDTTGAGDLFAAGYLAAHLEERSVEDCLALGAAAAAEVISHWGARPEEDLNLIRAKLFA; encoded by the coding sequence GTGACTTCTTCCCCCACGCTTGACGTTGTCGCGATCGGCAATGCCATTGTCGACGTTCTGGCCCGCAGCGACGACGCCTTCCTGGCGCAGCATGCGCTGACCAAGGGCGGCATGCAGCTGATCGACGCCGAAATGGCCGAAACCCTTTATGCCGACATGCCCCAGGCCAAGGAAATCAGCGGCGGTTCGGCCGCCAACACGCTGGCCGGCCTCGCCGCGCTGGGCGCCAAGTGCGGCTTCATCGGCCAGGTCAATGACGACCAACTGGGTGCGGTGTTCGCCCATGACGTGCGCGCGCTGGGCATCAAGTTCGACACGCCGGTGATGCAGGGCGACATCCCGACCGCCCGCTGCCTGATCCTGGTGACGCCGGACGCGCAGCGCACCATGAACACCTTCCTGGGTGCCTCGCAGTTCCTGCCCGAAGCGGCGCTGGACCTGGAGCTGATTCAGTCGGCCCGCATCCTGTATCTGGAAGGCTATCTGTGGGATCCCGAGCAGCCGCGCGCCGCGATGCGCGCCGCGATCGACGCCGCCCGCAATGCCGGCCGCAAGGTCGCCTTCACCCTGTCCGACAATTTCGTGATCGACCGCCATCGCGCCGACTTCATCGACCTGATCGAACAGGGGCTGATCGACATCCTCTTCTCGAACGAGGGCGAAATCCAGTCGCTGGCGCAGGTCGATGATTTCGATGCAGCGCTGGCCCGCTTCGCCGACAAGGTGCCGGTGCTGGTGTCGACCCGCAGCGAAAAGGGCGCGGTCGCCATCGTCGATGGCGTGCGTCACGAGGCGCCGGCTGCGCCCGTCAGCCAGATCATCGACACCACCGGCGCGGGCGACCTGTTCGCCGCCGGCTATCTGGCCGCGCATCTGGAAGAGCGCAGCGTCGAGGATTGCCTGGCGCTGGGCGCGGCGGCGGCGGCCGAGGTCATTTCGCACTGGGGCGCGCGTCCCGAGGAAGATCTGAACCTGATCCGCGCCAAGCTGTTCGCCTGA